TCTCTTTTTGCCATAAGCATGTTTGCATGATGATTACTTGATGAgacttttagctcatttttTGGTTTTGATGATTAATTTTTGCACAAATTATATCTGTTATTTCTCTTGTTTGTTGTTTTGGTAAAGTAGAATCAGGTCAATTATTCAAACCTTTGATATAGGAATACCTTTTTGATATACTTACCTGATGCAAGTAGGATGGTTCGTTAATTGTCTCTATATTATCTTATTCATGGTATTTAGTTCATACATTATGTAATGATTTCAAGTACTTTGATAACCAACTTAGGTTGGTCAAATGGTTAGCTAACTCGTCTGCTTAAGCAAGTTCGTGTTTTATTCTCGCCTTGTGTATGCAAATCTCAGAAGTGCTCAAATCCGCGGCATATTAGTGTTAGGCCTGCCGAAGTAGCTTTATAATTGTTTTCCTTAAAGAAAGTCCGGAGTTTGAGTCTTGTGAATGAGAAGATTAAATTCGGTGCTGAGATAGCTTTATTCTGCAGTGACGTGGCACGATGAACATTATGTCGACCAACCAGTGTGGTTGGCCTCTGAGAGTTCACCATGATCATCACACTGATAAAGGAGGTATTATTAAGGCTCCGTTTTTAGGATCCAGAGGATTGGACTTTGTTAATGCTGCTCATAAATGTCATCATCATGGTGCAAGGAAATGTAGGCCAATTTCTTGCAGTGCAGTGAGTGACAATGTGGATCCTTACGACTCAGATGACATTCAAAAGAACAAATCTCAGAAGGGTGAAACTGGAGGAGTATGTTCACTTCCCAATTTCCCTTATTTTCATGTAATTCATTGCATTGCAATTGAatcatttgtttttattgtttctgACCAACACTTTTATCCATTAGTCCAATTCCTTTAGTCTAACAATCTAACAATAGACATTTAGCTTACACTTTTAAACATTACTGGCTAACTGTTGGCCGAAAACAATAAATTCTACTGGCTCTCCAACATTTCTCGTAAGCTTATTAGGTGATATTATACACGACACTCCTTTGTTTGtcatgcatattttttttagttttctttaaaggattaattttatctttgcaTTAATTCGTATTCCTACTTTTAATGATTAATATGTTGATTATTAACTTTCTTTTGCTATGCATATATCCGAATCTGATATGTTTTGTGAAATATGCTTCAGGTGAATAGTGAAATGCTTAGAGAGAGTCTTGAGAAAATAGTTGGTACTGATGATTCCACGTTTAGTGGATTTGACCTGGCTACACTCATTAGGAAAAAATATGGCAGGTCTTATGATGTTCAGCTAATAAAGAAGGTAAGCTTTTGACAAAGTGCAATTTAAGTGTGAGATTAAAACTTGATATCAGTATgatgtttatttcttttgttctttggTTATATTTCCTTTCCTTATTTTGTTGTTACATGATTTGTAATAGGAATTCATGGGAAGAAATCTGCTTGCTTTGAATGTCATGTGGAAGTACATGGAACAGGTAATGCAAAAGCATTTCTGTGCTACATCTTATGGTTTCATACCCTAGGCTACATGATTGTacattcttttccttttccattGAAATCTGCAATATATTATGAACAAAAAATGAATGGAAAGTACTGGACAAACAGCATTTGAATAAGTACTTTGAATTGCTAAGGCATTGTTTGTATACAAGGAGATTACACTTGAGAATAATGAGATTCTTATCCTTGTATGACGGCTCATCCGTCCATGCTCCTTACTAAGTACTTTATACGCTTTGTTAATTAAACAAATCTTAGCTCtccatttattatattttatatcaatggTTCAGATtcataatttaagatttaagatttaaaatttagggtttagaattCAAAGTTTAGGAGCGCTACACTCCTTATTTTCTCCGGAGCGCATTAGCATTTACCTATACGACTTAAcgacttttttttcatttttactaTAGAGATCATTTCCATTGACCGAAGAAGAGTATATTTTGAGGCTTGATGATGTGGCAAACACATTAAAATGTTGGGGAGCTGTCTCACATATCCGGAACAGCCTACAAAATTCTAAAGAACGGCCTCGGATAGGGAAGGTAAAATTATGCTACTCCCATCATATGTTGCTAACTTACTATTGACTCAAATATAAGTTGAACTATTACAAGaatgttcttatttttatatactgCAGGCCGTAAGCATTTTCATTGATATGGATGAGTCTGGTGCTCGTTCAAACGAGTGGATATACAAATAGATTGCATTGATGAATTGAAATTCATCTTAATTCAGTCACTGAATTCCATTCCATAACGTGACAAGGGAGGAACCCATACTCAGCAGCATCACTTTTGTTGAACTTTATTGAATTCAGTGAATTGTCATCTTAACAAAATCTACAGCCTCTATAAAGTTTCTGTTGGCACCAGGTCTTGGCACCTATAATTTTTGTTCTTCCCTTAAGTTCACAATATTGATGTAAAGTGTGTTAATATAAGGAAGCATCCAGGTTATAGTAAATTTCTCTTTTATCTGGAAAAGATACCATGTACTTGCGCGCATACTAATTCCATGCAATTGCAAGCATTTATATAATGATTAATCCAAGAAAACATGAGTAGGATGAAACTTGCCTGTAGGGATgtaataattcataataataacTATGAAAGCAACAAACTCTAATCCATTTCAGTAATTGCCAACTACAATGTACATGCTATGTAATAATCCATCTTTGCCTGCGTTCTTTACAATAAATATGACATGACCTAGCATTACCATCTACACAAATAACCTCTCCTTGATACATTCAAAAGTTACACAAACCTCTATCACATACTCGCTGTAAGGAGCCGGTATTCTTTACAATCAAAGATCAAGACTGAAAAAagttaatttcttttcttttatctctCTCCTGGGCAGAGAGAAAAGTTAATTCTTTACTATGAAGGGATAAAGATCCAGTagtttccatttttcttttagtcaaaaattgaaagaaaaccCAGAATAGGTATATTCTAGGAGCTGCTATTTTGAATTGGCTGTGTAGGACACTGGTCCTCTAAAGCTGGTGAGTTTAAGAGCTTCCTAAGGGAACGGTACTGCAAGCGGACATTCTCTCCAGTTTCAATAATCTTGAGCAAATACCTGTACAAAAAGGATATTCAACTTCAAATTAGATTTTCATCAAATCTGATTCAACATACATAGTTGTATTAGAATGAATGTGCAACAAAAAGGATGggaaatatttttacaaattaagCATGTAAAAGTTTGAAAGCATTAAAAAACAAGTATCAACTGGCAAACCCTANNNNNNACCCTACTACCAATAGTATCCTATCCGCTATTGTAAACAAAAGCACCCTAAATGTCTAACATTGACACAAATTTTGTAAAATCACAGTGAAACCACCTTGTAATCGTCATCTAATAATACAGCTTTTACATTGAAGGTAAACTTATTCATAATTCACGATGCATCCATATATTAGCTACCATTCAATGcaaatttaacaaatttaacTCACCAGCCATTAAGACACTGAGACGTAATGACAGCTTCTTTCCCAACAAATTTTTCTGGTGTTCTCCTGTTACCCTGCATATAAATTGATTTACCAGCCTGCACCATTTAATACACAAATTCCAAGAATTGGAAACATAAAAACCAATTTTCTTACCTTAATAATAACCTTCTCATTTACTGAAAATGGATATTGTACTCCCCTTTGCAGTCCATCAGCAGCAGTAAAATCTCCATTTTCCTGCAAATTAAGTGCTAGTACCCATGAATTTCACTCTTCGAAACAAAATACTTTACAGTGTTGAACATTTTATTCAGTCAGAAATTTGCTAGTTATGGATGCCAACTGCTAGGTCTCTTCAAAATACACACATCCACCATGAAGAGAGGTCACTTTTTTTAATGGTTTATATAAGGCaattcaaaatacaaaaattttaagaaaccCAGCAAGCATTTCAGTGGCAATAACTTGTTTTTGACAACTTAAGGCTACGGCCAAGGTGTTTAACAAAGACGAAATTAAAGTTCACCACAACCATTTCACCACACCTGTAAAGAAGATTCGGGAGATTTACAACAGAAAACCCCTATTCTATAATATCCCTTAAGAATGATAAATTATGACACTGCCATGAAAAGGAAAAGTGAACTCCGTTGAgatataaagaaattaaaacaagttTTCTGGCAAGTGTTAAGTTAGTGATCATAGAAATTAGCTAAACTTATGCTATGGCTATTCTATTAAAAAGCCAAGAATGACATGATACTTAAGTAATATACCCTATTCACTCTTCTGATTGGATCGATTTGGTCACCCATTTCTTTCCGCCGCTTTCGTAGAGCAGCATTGCGAAATAACCTTCGATCATCCTCATGCTTAACAGCAACAGCTGCAGCTCTAAGAGCTGGAAAAGAGACAAGCTTATATCACATCGGAcgaaataacaataacaatcaaATGCCTGCAAAAATAGATGAAACAAGAAAGCTAGAGAGCAAATGGAATATACCAAGGTTAGGGATCAAAGAACTTGTCTCTACATCAGCATTGCAGACAGTACATCTCGACTGTGACGGAAACAATAACTGTAATTATGATTCTTGTCTCTCTCCATCTAAGAGTTATAATTCCATAATGAACGTGAAAGGTATCATAAATGAGACAACAAATGTACAACCAGAATAACAATCCACCAAGAATGTACAAGGTTAAATACACAGCAAACATAAATCATGGAATAATTTGATTCTCTAGTTGGACAATCAGGGCATTAGCTATATTaaacaaatttatattattttatagaaattttaaCATTTAAGATGCCATCATAAGTTTTTACCTTTTCGCTATATCATTGGTAATCTCTATATTTACTGCATAGTATATAGACTAGAAGTATTATAAGGGATTCTACAATTCCATTGAGCTTCAGctacacaaatttttaaatgtcAAATCCAAATATCTATTACTGAGCCTTCAATAATCAGTACATCAAATAGTGTTCACAGCATTGTACACAACCAGTCAAATGTAATATAAACCAACCTTTCCTTCCCCAAATCAAAGCATAAtgttatacaaaaaaatataaatataaataaaaataaaatctatgtCTATGTATTTTTGACCCCTTAGTCTCCAAATAATCTAATCCCAACTGTAGGACATTTCATTTTACTGCAGCCACCAAACTTCCAGCACCCAGACAGCAAGTGAAGTTCAGTATGTTAACTCAGAGTGAAATCTAGCAAGACAGACTATGTAGTATGTCCACCCACCTAACTGACATTTTAGTACCCTATGGACTATCATTTCTTATTGCAGACACATGATCA
The genomic region above belongs to Arachis duranensis cultivar V14167 chromosome 3, aradu.V14167.gnm2.J7QH, whole genome shotgun sequence and contains:
- the LOC107477164 gene encoding uncharacterized protein LOC107477164, whose product is MNIMSTNQCGWPLRVHHDHHTDKGGIIKAPFLGSRGLDFVNAAHKCHHHGARKCRPISCSAVSDNVDPYDSDDIQKNKSQKGETGGVNSEMLRESLEKIVGTDDSTFSGFDLATLIRKKYGRSYDVQLIKKEFMGRNLLALNVMWKYMEQRSFPLTEEEYILRLDDVANTLKCWGAVSHIRNSLQNSKERPRIGKAVSIFIDMDESGARSNEWIYK